From the genome of Vicia villosa cultivar HV-30 ecotype Madison, WI linkage group LG2, Vvil1.0, whole genome shotgun sequence, one region includes:
- the LOC131651544 gene encoding uncharacterized protein LOC131651544 — MSRKFDCIKDISDKKETWRLAVRIIDIWSVVNSKGAEHLEMVIMDAAGDRIQVLIRADHTDKWKPRIQENMTCIINNGTVFDNDFQWKLCDHSKKFVFLGGTTMKHMDVQNIPPLKYYFKEFCEINAGKCHLNRLEDIIGVVHEINNMQSNTPGKKTFVALSLKDLSGDIIICTLWESYGIKFLEYYNDPTNTGAIVIILTHAMIKDSQGLLLF, encoded by the exons ATGAGTCGTAAATTTGACTGCATAAAAGACATCAGCGACAAGAAGGAAACATGGAGATTGGCTGTTCGAATTATTGATATATGGAGCGTTGTTAACAGTAAGGGTGCTGAGCATCTGGAGATGGTTATCATGGATGCTGCG GGTGATCGAATTCAAGTTTTGATTCGGGCTGATCATACAGATAAGTGGAAACCAAGAATTCAAGAGAATATGACTTGCATAATCAACAACGGGACTGTATTTGATAACGATTTTCAGTGGAAGCTGTGTGACCATTCAAAGAAATTCGTGTTCCTTGGTGGTACGACCATGAAACACATGGATGTACAAAATATTCCTCCTCTGAAGTATTATTTCAAAGAGTTTTGCGAAATCAATGCAGGCAAATGTCATCTTAACAGACTTGAAG ATATTATAGGCGTTGTACATGAGATAAACAATATGCAATCAAACACTCCAGGAAAGAAGACATTTGTGGCCCTCAGTCTCAAAGATTTGAG CGGTGACATCATTATCTGCACCTTATGGGAGAGCTATGGTATTAAGTTTTTGGAATATTATAATGACCCAACTAACACGGGTGCTATTGTCATCATACTAACCCATGCAATGATCAAG